From a region of the Thermodesulfobacteriota bacterium genome:
- the argF gene encoding ornithine carbamoyltransferase — translation MLSNFKQKSFLKLLDFSPEEIHFLLKLAEDLKKAKYAGTEQKRLKRKNIALIFEKTSTRTRCAFETAAYDQGAHVTYLGPTGSQMGHKESMRDTARVLGRMYHGIEYRGFAQNKIEELAQYSGVPVWNGLTNEFHPTQVLADLLTIIEHTDKTLNEVSFAYLGDARNNMGNSLMIGAAKMGIDFRSISPEKLKTEMSIVKQAKKISTVTGAKIRITDDVEKGVKGCDFICTDVWVSMGEPENAWVQRIELLKPYQVSQSVMEMTGNNDVKFLHCLPAFHNRETLIGEKIYQKFGLEAMEVTDDVFESKASLVFDEAENRIHTAKAVMVATLGS, via the coding sequence ATTCATTTTTTGCTTAAGTTGGCTGAAGATCTTAAAAAAGCCAAATATGCCGGAACAGAACAAAAAAGACTAAAGAGAAAAAATATTGCATTGATTTTTGAAAAAACATCCACCCGAACTCGATGTGCGTTTGAAACCGCTGCATATGATCAGGGCGCTCATGTGACCTATCTTGGGCCGACCGGTTCTCAGATGGGTCATAAAGAATCGATGAGGGATACGGCAAGGGTGTTGGGCAGAATGTACCATGGTATTGAATACCGTGGCTTTGCCCAGAATAAAATCGAAGAACTGGCGCAATACTCGGGTGTGCCTGTGTGGAATGGTCTGACCAATGAATTTCATCCCACCCAGGTTCTGGCCGATTTACTTACCATCATAGAGCATACTGATAAGACGTTAAATGAGGTTTCATTCGCCTATCTGGGTGATGCCAGAAATAACATGGGGAATTCATTGATGATCGGGGCTGCAAAAATGGGAATCGATTTTCGTTCCATTTCTCCGGAAAAACTCAAGACAGAGATGAGTATAGTAAAACAAGCAAAGAAGATTTCAACAGTAACCGGTGCAAAAATACGGATCACCGATGATGTGGAAAAAGGAGTAAAAGGTTGTGATTTTATCTGCACGGATGTCTGGGTATCCATGGGAGAACCGGAAAATGCCTGGGTGCAGAGAATCGAATTATTAAAGCCATACCAGGTGAGCCAATCGGTTATGGAAATGACCGGAAATAATGATGTAAAGTTTTTGCACTGCCTGCCGGCATTTCACAACCGTGAGACCTTGATCGGTGAAAAGATTTATCAAAAATTCGGGTTGGAAGCGATGGAAGTCACCGACGATGTGTTTGAGTCTAAAGCGTCTCTCGTTTTTGATGAGGCTGAAAACAGGATCCATACAGCTAAGGCGGTTATGGTAGCTACGCTGGGATCTTAA
- a CDS encoding cyclic 2,3-diphosphoglycerate synthase has product MVENVIIMGAAGRDFHNFNVYFRDNKRYKVICFTATQIPNIDDRRYPAELAGELYPKGIPIYSDEKLADLIRENKVDLVAFSYSDVKHIEVMHKASIVTAAGADFLIIGAAYTMLKSKKTVISVCAIRTGCGKSQTSRKVVKILQKMGKKVVSIRHPMPYGDLTKQIVQRFATYEDFEKHKCTIEEREEYEPVVGMGAVIYAGIDYGKILKQAEQEADVIVWDGGNNDTPFYKPDISIVVFDPHRAGHETTYHPGETNMLMADIAIINKVDSAKIENVEKVKQTIKTNNPRARIILADSKVIAEDADMITGKRVLVVEDGPTLTHGEMSYGAGVIAARRFGAAELVDPRPYLSSTIKETFEKYPNIGPLLPAMGYSPQQMKDLETTINNTECDLVLSATPIDLLKLLSIEKPTMRIRYEYKDNSNPTLEDLLKELMVLKNE; this is encoded by the coding sequence ATGGTAGAGAATGTCATAATTATGGGAGCTGCCGGGCGGGATTTTCATAACTTCAACGTCTATTTCAGGGATAATAAACGATACAAGGTCATTTGCTTTACAGCCACGCAGATTCCAAATATCGATGACAGGCGATATCCAGCTGAACTGGCAGGTGAATTATACCCAAAAGGTATCCCGATATATTCTGATGAAAAACTGGCTGATTTGATAAGGGAAAATAAAGTGGATCTGGTTGCCTTTTCTTATAGTGATGTCAAGCACATCGAGGTCATGCACAAGGCTTCCATCGTTACTGCAGCAGGCGCAGATTTTTTAATTATTGGTGCGGCATATACCATGCTTAAATCAAAAAAGACGGTCATATCCGTATGCGCCATCCGTACCGGATGTGGAAAATCTCAAACCAGTCGTAAGGTCGTGAAGATTCTTCAGAAGATGGGAAAGAAGGTTGTTTCCATCCGCCATCCAATGCCTTATGGGGATCTAACCAAGCAGATTGTACAACGTTTTGCAACTTATGAAGATTTTGAAAAACATAAATGCACCATTGAAGAAAGAGAAGAATACGAACCGGTTGTTGGAATGGGGGCAGTCATTTATGCCGGTATCGACTACGGAAAAATTCTTAAACAAGCAGAACAGGAAGCAGATGTTATCGTCTGGGACGGCGGAAATAATGACACACCGTTTTATAAACCGGATATAAGCATCGTTGTGTTTGATCCACACCGGGCCGGACATGAAACCACTTACCACCCGGGGGAAACAAACATGCTGATGGCGGATATTGCCATTATCAACAAGGTGGATAGTGCAAAGATTGAAAATGTGGAGAAGGTGAAACAAACCATAAAAACAAATAATCCCCGTGCCAGAATTATTTTGGCCGATTCAAAAGTCATTGCCGAAGATGCGGATATGATAACAGGTAAACGAGTACTGGTTGTTGAAGACGGTCCTACCTTAACTCACGGGGAGATGAGTTATGGTGCCGGCGTTATTGCTGCCAGACGGTTTGGGGCGGCAGAACTGGTTGACCCGCGCCCCTACCTGTCAAGCACAATTAAGGAAACTTTCGAGAAATACCCGAATATCGGACCGTTATTACCGGCAATGGGGTATAGCCCCCAACAGATGAAGGACCTGGAAACCACCATTAACAACACCGAATGTGATCTTGTTTTGTCAGCGACCCCAATAGATTTGCTCAAGCTTCTTTCCATTGAAAAACCGACGATGCGGATTCGTTACGAGTATAAGGATAACAGCAATCCTACTTTAGAGGATTTATTAAAAGAGCTCATGGTTTTAAAAAATGAATAA
- the arcC gene encoding carbamate kinase: MNKQSPNKPILLVALGGNALIQKGQEGTIEQQFANLKVPIRQIAKLSTDYKIIITHGNGPQVGNLMLQQDYCDAVPKLPLEILVAQTEGQIGYMIESTLDEELMKLGIDFKPLVSLITYVVVDKNDPAFKKPTKPIGPGLSKKEAARIQYPVTKTSKGYRRVVASPRPITIIEKREIQKLIDMDFIVICCGGGGIPVIRKGRAFNGVDAVIDKDLASARLAEEVGADIFLMATDVEGAMLNFGCKNQKMLRLMSVKETIRYTKEGHFPDGSMLPKVEAAMQFVANQKKKAVITSIKKIEASVNGKAGTEFIL, encoded by the coding sequence ATGAATAAGCAAAGTCCCAACAAACCGATTCTCCTGGTGGCCCTGGGAGGTAACGCCTTGATTCAAAAGGGACAGGAAGGAACAATTGAACAGCAGTTTGCAAACTTAAAAGTTCCTATTCGCCAGATTGCAAAACTTTCAACAGATTATAAAATCATCATTACACACGGTAACGGGCCTCAGGTTGGAAACCTGATGCTCCAGCAGGATTACTGCGATGCTGTGCCGAAACTTCCTCTGGAAATTCTGGTTGCGCAGACCGAAGGCCAAATCGGATATATGATAGAATCGACCCTGGACGAAGAGTTGATGAAACTGGGAATTGATTTCAAGCCTCTGGTAAGCCTAATTACCTATGTGGTTGTCGATAAAAATGATCCTGCATTTAAAAAGCCGACAAAACCTATCGGCCCGGGCTTAAGTAAGAAGGAGGCTGCCAGGATCCAATATCCAGTGACCAAAACATCTAAAGGGTATAGACGCGTGGTGGCTTCGCCCAGACCGATTACCATTATTGAAAAGCGGGAAATACAAAAACTGATTGATATGGATTTTATAGTCATTTGTTGTGGCGGAGGTGGGATTCCGGTTATACGAAAAGGGAGGGCCTTTAACGGTGTTGATGCGGTTATTGATAAAGATCTGGCGAGCGCCCGTCTTGCCGAGGAAGTGGGTGCGGACATTTTTCTAATGGCAACCGATGTGGAAGGCGCTATGCTTAACTTTGGCTGCAAAAACCAGAAGATGCTTCGTCTCATGTCAGTGAAAGAAACAATCCGTTATACTAAAGAAGGCCATTTCCCGGACGGTTCAATGCTGCCCAAAGTTGAGGCAGCCATGCAGTTTGTTGCCAACCAGAAAAAAAAAGCGGTGATTACCTCAATTAAAAAAATAGAAGCGTCCGTCAATGGCAAGGCCGGCACTGAATTTATTCTTTAA
- a CDS encoding FadR/GntR family transcriptional regulator, translating to MINKNMRYKLYEFVAEDLGLKIIKGDYKPGDTLPNEELLSREFEVSRGVLREATKVLVKKGLIRLKPKIGTQIQPKREWNLFDPDVLIWEFEAGNKMKFLENIIEVRRIIESEAAKIAAARGSKQDISLIRSNYDKMARFLDDKDGYSYEEYSKLDIEFHTSILEACRNELFSQIGYTIRQALLAARQSDRKDVQAQKEALSLHFDIVNAIENHQPEEAYRATQALIYEIWGEMKDRISS from the coding sequence ATGATAAATAAAAATATGCGTTACAAACTATATGAGTTTGTGGCGGAAGATTTGGGGTTGAAGATCATAAAAGGTGACTACAAGCCGGGTGATACCCTTCCGAATGAAGAGCTGTTGAGCAGAGAATTTGAGGTGAGTCGAGGTGTTTTAAGGGAAGCCACCAAGGTTCTGGTTAAAAAGGGATTGATTCGGCTGAAACCGAAAATTGGTACACAGATTCAGCCTAAAAGGGAATGGAATCTATTTGATCCGGATGTACTGATATGGGAATTTGAGGCAGGCAATAAGATGAAATTCCTGGAAAACATCATTGAAGTGCGGCGGATTATCGAATCAGAGGCTGCAAAGATTGCGGCAGCACGTGGAAGCAAACAGGATATTTCACTTATCAGGTCTAACTATGACAAGATGGCCCGCTTTTTAGACGATAAAGATGGTTATTCCTATGAGGAATACAGCAAGCTGGATATCGAGTTCCACACATCCATTTTAGAAGCCTGTCGCAATGAGCTCTTTTCGCAAATTGGCTACACCATACGGCAGGCATTGTTGGCGGCGCGTCAAAGTGACAGAAAAGATGTCCAAGCCCAGAAAGAAGCACTGTCGCTGCATTTCGATATTGTGAATGCAATTGAAAACCATCAACCTGAGGAGGCTTACAGGGCAACCCAGGCACTTATTTATGAAATATGGGGAGAAATGAAGGACAGAATATCCAGTTGA
- a CDS encoding GGDEF domain-containing protein: MEQTRALVLKCLDDYEDDDRLIKELNQIIEKKGKTACSVIFHVLTNLEIKSGEAREFWTEIITHYKELVSILGRKVSLRTVLCDYFCSIHRSLKNPKVVEIQLFEKTVKASTYDNLTGLYNRQSFDETLEREINRAKRHAKELSILFLDLDDFKEVNDSFGHQAGDEVLKQVAKIVLKEKRSEDLAARYGGEEIVIIMPETGKVNSLVLAERIRQRVEEMSFDFNGHSVRLTISGGLASFPENATDAKTLLKCADNALYRAKGSGKNGISFFSQDKRRYMRIEIDREVKVRELGFEDTQTQTGKGKNICFGGILFENEYALPIGTKIQLHIPHNHNKPLFIIGTVVRVEAFGSEQYDIGVAISFIEMDKTIKNEISRWLQIQRNSSPESNDELVKSITDG; encoded by the coding sequence ATGGAACAAACAAGGGCTCTGGTTTTAAAATGTCTCGATGATTATGAGGATGATGACAGACTGATAAAAGAACTAAATCAAATTATTGAGAAAAAAGGAAAAACCGCATGTTCGGTAATCTTTCATGTGTTAACCAACCTTGAGATAAAGAGTGGAGAAGCCAGGGAATTTTGGACTGAAATTATCACGCATTATAAAGAACTGGTTTCGATTTTAGGTCGTAAAGTAAGCCTGAGAACAGTGCTTTGTGATTATTTTTGTTCAATCCACAGATCATTAAAAAATCCTAAAGTTGTTGAGATTCAACTTTTTGAAAAAACAGTCAAAGCTTCCACCTATGACAACCTTACCGGTCTTTACAACAGGCAATCATTTGACGAAACCCTTGAGCGTGAGATAAACCGCGCAAAACGTCATGCAAAGGAACTATCCATCTTATTTCTCGATCTGGATGACTTTAAGGAAGTGAACGATTCTTTTGGACATCAAGCCGGTGACGAGGTTTTAAAACAGGTCGCTAAAATCGTATTAAAGGAAAAAAGGTCTGAAGATTTAGCCGCCAGATATGGAGGCGAGGAAATAGTGATTATCATGCCTGAAACAGGCAAGGTTAACTCTCTTGTGTTAGCAGAAAGGATCCGCCAGAGAGTTGAAGAAATGAGTTTCGATTTCAATGGGCACTCTGTCAGGCTAACCATAAGCGGAGGACTTGCGTCATTTCCGGAAAATGCCACTGATGCAAAAACCTTGTTGAAATGTGCGGACAATGCACTTTATAGAGCCAAGGGCTCAGGAAAAAACGGTATTTCCTTTTTTTCCCAGGATAAACGGCGTTATATGCGTATTGAGATTGACCGCGAAGTTAAGGTCAGAGAGCTTGGGTTTGAAGATACGCAAACCCAAACAGGAAAAGGGAAAAATATCTGCTTTGGGGGGATTCTTTTTGAGAATGAATATGCACTTCCCATTGGAACTAAAATACAACTCCATATTCCTCACAACCATAATAAGCCTTTGTTTATTATCGGAACGGTTGTTCGGGTGGAGGCTTTTGGCTCGGAGCAATATGATATAGGGGTGGCGATATCATTCATAGAAATGGATAAAACCATTAAAAATGAGATTTCCCGATGGCTTCAGATCCAAAGAAACAGCTCACCGGAAAGTAATGATGAACTGGTAAAAAGCATCACCGATGGCTAA
- a CDS encoding Trm112 family protein: MTIKKELLDILACPKCKGDIYLNDAQDGLICDHCKLLYEIKDDIPIMLIDEAKPLEQ; this comes from the coding sequence ATGACCATAAAAAAAGAACTGTTAGATATTCTGGCTTGTCCGAAGTGTAAGGGAGATATTTATTTGAATGATGCGCAAGACGGGCTTATTTGTGATCATTGCAAGCTGTTGTACGAAATAAAAGATGATATTCCGATTATGCTGATTGATGAAGCAAAGCCCCTTGAACAATGA
- a CDS encoding DUF4416 family protein yields the protein MSLPKAPKPAKLVIGLFMKEKHLMEKIVVELINAFGSIDIVSSWFPFDYTDYYEPEMSAPLYRRMLAFKELVRQSELADIKILTNEIESNYSPQEKRLVNIDPGYLLKERFVLATGKNFAHRIYIGNKIYADLTLIYTKGEFKKLPWTYPDYSAKNMQSFLSQVRKKYVVDLNKMD from the coding sequence ATGAGTCTTCCTAAAGCGCCGAAACCGGCAAAACTGGTTATAGGTCTTTTCATGAAAGAAAAGCACCTTATGGAAAAAATAGTTGTTGAATTGATCAACGCATTCGGTTCTATCGACATTGTTAGTTCATGGTTTCCATTTGATTATACCGATTATTATGAACCTGAAATGAGCGCTCCTTTGTATAGAAGGATGCTGGCCTTTAAAGAGTTGGTCCGGCAAAGTGAACTTGCCGATATAAAGATTTTAACCAATGAGATCGAATCAAATTATTCCCCCCAAGAAAAACGTTTGGTAAATATTGATCCGGGATATTTGCTTAAGGAACGGTTTGTTCTTGCCACAGGAAAAAACTTTGCCCACAGGATTTATATTGGCAACAAAATATATGCTGATTTGACATTGATTTATACAAAAGGTGAGTTTAAAAAGCTGCCGTGGACATACCCGGATTATTCCGCTAAAAATATGCAATCATTTCTCAGCCAGGTACGAAAAAAATATGTGGTTGATTTAAACAAGATGGACTGA